ATCGGGATGCTTGCCAACAAGTTCCGACTGCGCCGGATCGCGGTCGATCGCGCTCAACTTCTTCTGCAGTTCGCGCAGTTCGATTCGCGCTCCGTGCAAAGCTCGCTCAGCGTGGCGCAGCTCCTTCTCGGCTTTCTTCTCGGCTTTCGGATCGCCGATGGCCACGCGCGAAGATTGCTCGTTGAGCGACTTTTCTTGCTGCACGATTTCTTGCGCCAGCTTTGCCAATCGATCGCGGCCATTAAAATAGCCGACCAGTGTATGGACCAGCCGATAGATTCGAGCCAATTCGTCGATCGGGCTGTTCGCGAAAGCGGCTCGGTCGAGAAAATGCTTGTAGCCGTAAATGATCATCCCAAACTGCGTGCCCCAATCGCCCAGATGGTTGTCGCCGATGACTCGGTGGCCGAGAAATGTTAGCGTGCGATAGAGGCAATCGCCGATCACCGTACTGCGAATGTGGCCAACGTGCATTGGCTTGGCGACGTTTGGGGCGCTATAATCGACCACATACGTTCGCGGCTGGTCGACCACCGGTACGCCCATTCGTTCGTCGGCAACTGCCGCGGCGGCATACTGAGAAACGAAGTCGTCGCGCAGCTTCAAATTGATAAACCCCGGCCCGGCAATTTCCGGGGGCTGGCAAAGATCGGCCACTTCGAGCCGGCGGATGATTTCGGCGGCAATCGCACGCGGCGGCTTCCCCAGCCGCTTCCCCAGCGGCATCGCGCAATTGGCCTGATAATCGCCAAACTTCACATCTTGACTCGGCCTCACCTGCGCCAGCAATTCATCCACCTCGTCGGCGAGGCCAGCCAAGGCAGTCGCGAAACGGCGTTGTAACTCAGCGAGAATATTCACAATGGGTAGATCCTTAAAGTGCCGACCCTTCCAGGCCGCCCCATCTTGACTAGTTTTCGGACTAGTCGAGCCTGACCGACGAAAACCCTTCATTTACCAACTTAAGCCTGACATTTCAAACCGATTGGCCTCGATTTATCGCTTTCGTCTTGGCGGACAGCCGCCGTTTCGATATAGTTCGCCTGCTTTTCTGCCCGCCGGCGCTCGGTGGGCGGTGATTTTCGCGCTTTTCTGCTGGAGCCTCATGAGCCGTTCTCGGATTGGCAACTGTCGCCGTGCGCTGCTGCTGGCCGCAATCGTGATCGTGCTGCCCGGCTGCGCGCGCCGTTTTGGCGGCCCGTGGCCGTTTGGCGCCGACCAGACGGAACACTTAAAAACGTACGGCCCCGTGGGCGCGCAGCGGGTCGACGAGCTGAAAACACGCGCCAAAAAAGTCTCTCAGGCCAGCCCACAAGAACAAGAAGCATTTGCCACCGAATTGGCCCAGAACATGAAAAACGAGACCGACGTTCTCGTCCGCATAGCGATGATCGACGTTCTGAGCCAGATCAGAACGCCCACGGCCGACGCCGTGCTGTACGCCGGTTTGCGAGATCCAGAAGTCGACATTCGCGTGGCCTGCTGCGAGGCCTGGCAAACGCGGCCGCATCCCGAAACCACTCGCATTTTGGCCGAAACGCTGGGGAGCG
Above is a window of Pirellulales bacterium DNA encoding:
- a CDS encoding HEAT repeat domain-containing protein — its product is MSRSRIGNCRRALLLAAIVIVLPGCARRFGGPWPFGADQTEHLKTYGPVGAQRVDELKTRAKKVSQASPQEQEAFATELAQNMKNETDVLVRIAMIDVLSQIRTPTADAVLYAGLRDPEVDIRVACCEAWQTRPHPETTRILAETLGSDTNLDVRLAAARALASAEDKEAVKALGRALEDNDPAMQYVAVASMKSVTGKDLGNNVDDWRQLAKQPDPPLREKSLAAKLRQWF